AGAGATCTCCAGTAAAAGctcttgaagaaaacaaaaaacataataGGCAACCTATTCCCAGAAAATATTACGTGCATATCCCAAAAAGGCAGGAGTTGTGTTCAACCAGCTCACGACTTTTATTTGGTAAAAAGTGAGTGCCGTTTAGCCCATGAAAAGCATTCATGGATTTCACCTCTCCTGAAAGCAAGATTGTAAACTATCCAAACTTGGTAAATGTAGTCAATGAATTAAAACTTGACCTCTAACTTTTGTGAGCATAATACAAAATTGATCAGAAGGATAAACCAAGGTAAATACCTGAATGAATTAGGAGACAAACTGGCGTTTGAATATTGAAGAAACTTGAGTTTTGCTCCcagtattttgtatttgttgtAATCCTGTATATTGTCCACTCAGATTTAATTCGATTATGAtgtagtaaaataaaattaatatacaagCAATTGAGAGGAATCTTGTAATCTGAACTACCTTGAGCTACCAATCCTTCTTCCATTATTTCAAGTTGACCATAATGGAATGCAAATCATTAAGATTTACATCCctcaaaaaaaattgagttcaGTGTATCCATCCATGTATGGCAACAGCTCTTCTACCTCAATCCTGGCATTGGAGCAACTCATGCTTTTCTTGATACGGCCACGGTTTAAAGACTCAACCTCCGCCAAGAATATGCCATAAACTGGCCGGTGATCAGAGAACCTTGACTCCCCTCGAACATATGATAATTGATGGAGGCCTCTGCCATACCATAATATACGATCACACCTTCACATGCAAACAACCAGATTAGATTTCGTATACTCATTTTCCACTTTCCATGGTTCCATTGATATGTCACATACCCTAATGAAAATTACTTCTGCAATGGTCAGCAGTTTAGTTTCTCACCTACGCTTATGCTACAAGATGTTTCTTTCCCCTATAATCCTTACCCCCCCTTCCAGTCCCCCGTTCTTGTCCCTCTTAAGAGCACACTTTTCCtcatttagagagagagagagagagagaggattacCATGCAGGAGTTCTTCGCTTCTCCTTTGGGTGCCTATCATCCCCTGCATATCTATCAGAATTATTCGAATACTTGTATGTAGGAGGGAAGtaaatttttccttcattcCATCCCTCAAAGACGTGCCCCCGTCTCTGCTCCATACACAGCTGAAAGCAACAACAAATATTGAGAATGAACATTTCTTGGAATTGgttagcaaaaggaaaaaaatgaagtaaaataaaattaagagcaCATAAATAGTAAACAAACATCAATACTATACATCTAAGGCAGTAATCATGCCTGGTCATTTTCTAGCAATGCCCTCCAATTGTGCATCTCAACAAGAGCCTTTGCAGAACGGTAAGATAGAGCAATACGATAGTTCAAATCCCCCAGCCAGATAATTCTACTGTACCAAGAGAATCAAAATATAGCATCATAAGCAACCGGTAAGTTTCTTTTAGATTGCCTATTTCATAGTATTCAAGAAAAGGTAAGGAACATAAGAGCCAATGGGAAATTCAATGAATAAAGCCTCACTCATGCTCTAGAATTGTTTGAGGGGAACCCGCATCACTCATGCCACGGACCCTTGGAAACCTTGTCTTCCGAAGGATCTCCATGACATCAGAATTTCTCCTTAACTCATCACCATCCTTCTGTCCAGAGGTCAAATGGCTACATACGAAGCAAAAGCTTGTTTGGTGCAAAGACATGCTAATAGAAATGGAACCctggaaaacaaaagcaaatgaGAATTCCAACCTTACCTAGTTCATGATAATTTTGCTCTCAAGTTCAAGAAAGttccacaagaaaaaaaataccttgTTTCCAAGATAACCCATCAGTCCTCTTCCCACACAAGACACTTTCATGTTGTGAACATCATCCCTGAGATCACTCTTTATCCAAACTGTTAGAAATATCCCAACCATTTGCTTACTGGCAACCAAGCAATACCTTGAGTGGCCTCGCTGTCTGTCCCTATCCTCCATGGACAAAAGTCCGCTGTAGGATACCGGTGAATAATGCGTTGCCACTGGTGAATCCCCCAGTCCATTCTCATCATCAGAGGAGCCATATCTGAAATTCAGGTCACAGTCACTTGGTCGGTTCCCAAAAATGACCCGGTCACAAATGCTATACCGCCGATCAAGTCGAGGGTGTGGCATTGCCATGTCCTGGTCCAATCTCATGCTCCGACTCAAGGATTGGAATGATCGTCGATGGAAAAGTGATGAAGCCCTCTGCCTCGTTGATCCTTCAAAGTCTGAATCTAATTCAACAACCGGATCAGGGATTGGTGAAGGCGTGTGGCATCCACCACTAGTGCCTGGAAGATTGTTCAAGGTTTTCCTGATAAGGGCTAGCCATTTTCTGGCAGGCCCATTATCTTCTGTGCCTAAAACATTGCCAGCATTCAGAGGAACAATTTCTTGAAACCTGACAGGCAATGGAACAAATAAGGCTTCAAAATACCAGATAAATTGCTCAACTAAATCAAAATA
This genomic interval from Juglans microcarpa x Juglans regia isolate MS1-56 chromosome 4D, Jm3101_v1.0, whole genome shotgun sequence contains the following:
- the LOC121260944 gene encoding type I inositol polyphosphate 5-phosphatase 4-like; protein product: MRDGSSKKSKLSWPRTLVKKWFNIKSKAEDFHADDVLYEGGEEEWRNNCSEREACTIKKSKIERSNKRNSDRVRRGKIDIDASQATDVHNYSLFVATWNVAGKSPPSNLSLEDWLYTSPPADIYVLGFQEIVPLNAGNVLGTEDNGPARKWLALIRKTLNNLPGTSGGCHTPSPIPDPVVELDSDFEGSTRQRASSLFHRRSFQSLSRSMRLDQDMAMPHPRLDRRYSICDRVIFGNRPSDCDLNFRYGSSDDENGLGDSPVATHYSPVSYSGLLSMEDRDRQRGHSRYCLVASKQMVGIFLTVWIKSDLRDDVHNMKVSCVGRGLMGYLGNKGSISISMSLHQTSFCFVCSHLTSGQKDGDELRRNSDVMEILRKTRFPRVRGMSDAGSPQTILEHDRIIWLGDLNYRIALSYRSAKALVEMHNWRALLENDQLCMEQRRGHVFEGWNEGKIYFPPTYKYSNNSDRYAGDDRHPKEKRRTPAWCDRILWYGRGLHQLSYVRGESRFSDHRPVYGIFLAEVESLNRGRIKKSMSCSNARIEVEELLPYMDGYTELNFF